A window of the Dyadobacter pollutisoli genome harbors these coding sequences:
- the dgoD gene encoding galactonate dehydratase translates to MKIKSYELFQVPPRWLFLKIETDEGLIGWGEPVIEGKAATVKAAVIELMEALIGKDPMDIEGHWNTMYRGGFYRGGPILMSAIAGIDQALWDIKGKFYNAPVYQLLGGKCRDKIKVYSWIGGDRPADVANAAKLSFESGFKAIKMNATDEMQYIDSYEKIDLVLARVGSIRDAVGYGLDIGVDFHGRLHKPMAKVLAKELEQFRPMFIEEPVLPENNEALREIANHTCIPIATGERMFSRWQFKNLLTDGYADIIQPDLSHAGGITECKKIMSMAEAFDVAAAPHCPLGPIALAACLQVDATCHNAFIQEQSLGIHYNQGNDLMDYLQDQAVFSYEGGFVNIPSGPGLGIQVDEAQVRKMVEVGHNWKNPLWTHADGSAAEW, encoded by the coding sequence ATGAAAATCAAAAGTTACGAGTTGTTTCAGGTGCCTCCAAGATGGTTATTTCTAAAAATAGAAACAGATGAGGGCCTCATTGGCTGGGGAGAACCGGTGATCGAGGGCAAAGCTGCAACAGTGAAAGCCGCAGTGATTGAGCTGATGGAAGCATTGATCGGTAAAGATCCGATGGATATTGAGGGGCATTGGAACACCATGTACCGTGGAGGATTTTATCGTGGCGGACCAATCCTGATGAGCGCCATAGCGGGTATCGATCAGGCGTTGTGGGATATCAAGGGAAAGTTTTATAATGCTCCTGTTTATCAACTTCTTGGAGGCAAATGCAGGGATAAGATCAAAGTGTATTCCTGGATTGGCGGCGATCGTCCGGCCGATGTTGCCAATGCTGCGAAACTGTCTTTTGAAAGTGGTTTCAAAGCCATTAAAATGAATGCGACCGACGAAATGCAGTACATTGATTCTTACGAAAAAATTGATCTGGTACTGGCCAGGGTCGGCTCGATACGTGACGCTGTGGGTTATGGCCTGGATATTGGCGTGGACTTCCACGGAAGACTGCACAAGCCTATGGCGAAGGTGTTGGCGAAGGAATTGGAGCAGTTCCGGCCTATGTTTATTGAGGAGCCTGTTTTACCTGAGAACAATGAGGCGCTACGTGAGATTGCCAACCATACCTGCATTCCTATCGCTACCGGTGAAAGAATGTTCAGCCGCTGGCAATTTAAAAATTTGTTAACGGACGGATACGCCGACATCATTCAGCCTGACTTGTCACATGCCGGCGGGATTACTGAATGTAAAAAAATCATGTCAATGGCCGAAGCTTTCGACGTTGCAGCAGCCCCACATTGTCCGCTCGGGCCTATCGCGCTGGCAGCTTGCCTGCAGGTAGATGCTACTTGCCACAACGCATTTATACAAGAGCAAAGTCTGGGTATACATTATAATCAGGGAAATGACCTGATGGATTATCTGCAAGATCAAGCAGTTTTTAGTTACGAAGGTGGTTTTGTCAATATTCCATCCGGCCCGGGACTAGGAATTCAGGTGGATGAGGCGCAGGTAAGGAAGATGGTCGAGGTAGGTCACAACTGGAAAAATCCGTTGTGGACACACGCCGACGGCAGCGCCGCTGAATGGTGA
- a CDS encoding sigma-70 family RNA polymerase sigma factor: MEHDLYSTLPDEMLGRLLFTGDAKAYEAIYQRHWRALFSIATWKTNSQVAAEELVQELFLRLWENRQKTLIEKPEAYLKTALKYSVIGFIKAKLASAQAELGEASYQAAEQLADTDVDLADLSAALEQALLLLPEKTRLVFQMSRFEQRSTSEIAAHLGLSDRAVEYHITQSLRLLRFQLKDYLAYTIATSFLFS; this comes from the coding sequence ATGGAGCATGATCTGTATTCGACGCTGCCCGATGAAATGCTGGGACGGCTTCTTTTTACAGGGGACGCAAAAGCTTATGAGGCGATCTATCAGCGTCACTGGCGTGCATTGTTTTCGATTGCGACCTGGAAAACCAATAGTCAGGTGGCTGCCGAGGAATTGGTGCAGGAATTATTCTTAAGATTGTGGGAGAACCGGCAAAAGACCCTGATCGAAAAGCCGGAGGCTTACCTGAAAACGGCGCTTAAATACAGCGTGATCGGCTTCATTAAAGCCAAGCTTGCTAGTGCGCAGGCCGAGCTGGGGGAAGCTTCATATCAAGCCGCTGAGCAATTGGCCGATACCGACGTAGATTTGGCCGACTTATCGGCCGCATTGGAACAGGCCCTGCTGCTACTTCCTGAAAAAACAAGGCTGGTATTTCAGATGAGCCGTTTTGAGCAGCGTTCTACCTCAGAAATCGCAGCGCACTTAGGGCTTTCTGATCGTGCTGTGGAATATCATATCACACAGTCCTTACGGCTGCTACGGTTTCAATTAAAAGACTATCTGGCCTACACCATTGCCACCTCCTTTCTTTTTTCGTAG
- a CDS encoding c-type cytochrome, which translates to MKKILRIVGILLAVVILVAASAILYIKTALPDVGDAPEISIEKTPARIERGKYLANHVTVCMDCHSSRDWNLYSAPLLEGNFGGGGEVFGRELGFPGVFHARNITPYGIGQWTDGEVFRAITTGVSRDGSPLFEVMPYHGYGQLDQEDIYSIVAYVRSLEAVKHDIPAPEKDFPVNILINTMPSKANLQPKPAESDVLATGKYMTRASGCVECHSMREKGKIVAGTEFGGGMEFVFPSGIVRSANITPDKTTGIGLWTEDAFVKKFKMYADSGYVPHKVGPTEMNTTMPWMMYAGMKEQDLRAIFTYLRSLSPISHTVVKFQPK; encoded by the coding sequence ATGAAAAAAATTTTGCGAATTGTCGGTATTTTATTGGCAGTAGTCATCTTGGTTGCGGCCAGTGCGATCCTTTACATTAAAACTGCCCTGCCTGACGTGGGAGATGCGCCTGAAATCTCCATTGAAAAAACGCCTGCAAGAATTGAAAGGGGCAAATACCTGGCCAACCATGTGACAGTCTGCATGGATTGCCACAGCTCCCGGGACTGGAATCTGTATTCGGCCCCGCTACTGGAAGGCAACTTTGGGGGCGGCGGAGAGGTTTTTGGGCGGGAACTTGGTTTTCCCGGTGTGTTCCACGCCAGAAACATCACTCCATACGGCATTGGTCAATGGACTGACGGAGAAGTTTTCCGGGCAATCACCACAGGCGTCAGCAGAGACGGCAGTCCGCTGTTTGAAGTGATGCCCTATCACGGCTACGGCCAGCTCGACCAGGAAGACATCTACAGCATCGTCGCCTATGTCAGAAGCCTTGAAGCAGTCAAGCACGACATCCCGGCACCCGAGAAGGATTTCCCAGTCAATATTTTGATCAATACCATGCCATCAAAGGCAAATTTGCAGCCTAAGCCAGCGGAAAGTGATGTTTTGGCTACGGGTAAATATATGACGCGCGCCTCTGGATGTGTAGAATGTCATAGCATGCGAGAAAAAGGAAAGATCGTAGCAGGGACTGAATTTGGGGGAGGAATGGAATTTGTGTTCCCTTCCGGCATCGTCCGCTCGGCCAACATCACCCCTGACAAAACAACGGGAATAGGTCTTTGGACCGAAGATGCTTTTGTTAAAAAATTCAAAATGTATGCTGACTCCGGCTATGTGCCCCACAAAGTAGGTCCGACCGAGATGAACACTACCATGCCCTGGATGATGTATGCGGGTATGAAAGAGCAGGATTTAAGGGCGATTTTCACCTATCTGCGTAGTCTGTCACCGATCAGTCACACGGTGGTCAAGTTTCAGCCTAAGTGA